One genomic segment of Hevea brasiliensis isolate MT/VB/25A 57/8 chromosome 3, ASM3005281v1, whole genome shotgun sequence includes these proteins:
- the LOC131178545 gene encoding peroxidase 2-like, translating into MASSSTFSLCGYLLLVLVATASSSLTPSYYDGVCPNALPTIKRVVEAAVYRERRMGASLLRLHFHDCFVNGCDASILLDPSPTIDSEKNALPNANSARGFEVIDQIKSEVDKACGGAVVSCADILAVVARDSVVALGGPTWAVQLGRRDSTTASRTAAETDLPSPFADLPELINGFKKQGLDEKDLVVLSGAHTLGFSKCGAFKNRIYNETNVDPNFAQKRRSTCPPNGGDGNLAPLDPTPARFDLAYFTNLKNKKGLLHSDQQLFNGGSTDNLVNTYSSNAPAFWNDFANSMVKMGNIKPLTGNQGQVRLNCKMVN; encoded by the exons ATGGCTTCAAGTAGCACCTTCAGTCTTTGTGGGTACCTTCTTTTGGTTCTCGTTGCAACAGCTTCTTCCTCACTAACTCCCTCTTACTATGATGGAGTTTGTCCCAATGCTTTACCAACTATCAAAAGAGTTGTTGAGGCTGCAGTGTACAGAGAACGACGCATGGGTGCTTCTTTATTGCGTCTGCACTTCCATGACTGTTTTGttaat GGCTGTGATGCTTCAATTCTTTTGGATCCTTCTCCCACCATTGACAGTGAAAAGAATGCCCTCCCTAACGCAAATTCTGCTAGGGGATTTGAAGTTATCGATCAAATTAAGTCAGAGGTGGACAAAGCCTGTGGAGGTGCAGTGGTCTCTTGTGCAGACATCTTAGCAGTTGTAGCTCGCGATTCTGTAGTTGCG CTTGGTGGCCCAACATGGGCGGTGCAACTGGGGAGGAGAGACTCAACCACAGCTAGTAGGACCGCAGCGGAAACTGACCTCCCATCACCTTTTGCAGACCTTCCTGAGCTCATTAATGGCTTCAAGAAACAAGGTCTCGACGAGAAAGACCTTGTTGTGCTATCTGGTGCCCATACTTTAGGTTTCTCAAAGTGCGGTGCCTTCAAGAATAGGATCTACAATGAAACTAATGTTGACCCAAATTTTGCACAAAAGCGAAGATCAACTTGTCCACCCAATGGAGGTGATGGAAACCTTGCACCTCTAGACCCAACACCTGCACGCTTTGACCTTGCTTACTTCACCAACTTGAAAAATAAGAAAGGGCTTCTTCACTCTGATCAACAACTCTTCAATGGTGGCTCTACTGATAATCTTGTGAATACTTATAGCTCAAATGCGCCAGCTTTCTGGAATGATTTTGCCAACTCTATGGTTAAGATGGGCAATATAAAACCACTGACTGGAAATCAAGGCCAAGTTCGTTTGAACTGCAAGATGGTGAACTGA